The Phaeobacter gallaeciensis DSM 26640 genomic sequence TGGCGATCACACGTCGTATCGTTGAGGCGCTTGGCGGCGACATCTCCTGCGAAAGCGAGCTTGGGGAGGGGAGCCTCTTCACCATCTCGTTGCCACTGCCGGCCTCCCATGCCGGGGGGACGGTCGATGCGGCACCCGCCGAGCCGACGCCGATGCTGACCGCGTCGCACGCCCCGGGGCCGCAGCAAAGCGCGGACATCAGTCGGTCTGAGGACACGTCGGTGCGGATCCTTGTGGTCGAGGATAACGAAATCAACCGGCTTCTGGTGGAGCGGATGCTGACCAATCTTGGTCATCAGGTGGTGCTGGCCTCTGGCGGGGCTGAGGGTGTCGCCGCTGCGCGCGCCGAACGCTTTGATCTTATTTTCATGGATATCAGCATGCCGGAGGTAGACGGGATTGAGGCCACCCGCCAAATTCGCGAGCAGCATTTGGCAGATGGCACGCAGATCGTCGCACTCACCGCGCATGTGGCCGCGCGTGATCATGCGAGGATACGTGACGCCGGGCTGGCCGAAGTGGTGACCAAACCGGTTAGCAAAGCAACGCTTGCTGATGTGATATCGCGCTGGGTCAGCCGCGACCGAGAAGGCGGCGATGTGCCCGCTGCGTCGATAGCAGCCGCAAAGCGAGAGCAGGGAGTTGCCGCAGCACCAGGGCAGACGGATGTGGGTTTCACGGATCAGGGGTCAGATATCACACAGTTTTTTCAAGCCCTTGGGGCCGAACGCGGCGCGCAGTTTCTTGCCGGGTATCGGGAGGAAGTTGATCAGTTTCTCAGCGATCTGCGCAAAGCACAAACGCTGGATGCTGCGCAGCGGCAGGAGGCTCACCGGCTGGCTGGATCGGCTGCCGTGCTTGGGTTCACTGAATTGAGAGAGGCGCTCCTGACCATCGAACATATCGAGGCGGAAGAGATGCCGGACTTAATGGCCCTTGTGAGTGAGTGGGAACTGGTCAGCGGCGAGATTTCGGCAGCGCTTCCGGGAAAGGCCGTAGGCTAAGCCTTTGGTGGGCTGATCCTCAACGGACCTACTACAGAGAGGAAAGAGCTCGGCTTGGCGCGCAACAGCGCCCCGCCCAATTGCGGTGGCGGATGCCAATGAAACGAAGGCGCGCCAGCCCGCGAACTGGCTTCTGCAAACGCAGTAAAAAACGATGGCCCGCCACGGCCCCGATAGGGAGCCGATAACGGGCCAGTATCTCAATCTGACATTAGGATGCGCCGCGAGTTACACTGGCGGTTTTCCCTTCAGCGCGCGCATGACCATGGCCACCACAAAGAGGACAAGGAAAATGATGAACAGGATTTTTGCGATACCAGCCGAAGCTCCCGCGATACCACCGAAACCAAGCAGGCCCGCGATCAGTGCGACGACCAGAAATGTAAGTGCCCAACCAAGCATTTTCTCTCTCCTTCAAAAGGTTAGTCCACAATGCGTAGATGCAGAGGTAACGCGTCAGGGGCCGAATTGTTCCCGGCTGTTGCTTTCGGTGCAGTATGTTGCGGCGGTAGCCAAGCTTTGATCACCGCAGCAGAAAACGGGCGACACAGCACTGGCCAAGGATAAGAACCGATCTCTGCAGCCTCCAGTTCAGCCTCTGCGGCAGTGCCCATCAATACCAGTTTGCCATCACGTGCCAGTACGATTTGATCCAGCTTCAGTTGGTCCACTAGCGCGATCCCGGCCTCGGCAAACACCACCGCAATAGTGTCCTGGCGACAGATGTCGGCAATCGCTGCCTCAATCGACAGATGGCAGATCACCTGCGCATCGGTGTGAAGCTCATGAATCGTGTCGGAGATATCGCAGGTGGTTAAATAGTCTTTTGACGCAATAACATAGATAGCGCCCTTGGCTGCGGTCGAGGGGACCGGCGGATTGTCTTGCATAGGGGAGTGGCCTTTCGTTTCGTGCATATTGTGCCGAACTGGGCTAGGCTTGCATTAATCTGTGACATACCACCGAAGGGGATTCTGCATTGTTGACCACCGACTGCCAGGACTGCCCGCTGCGAAGCCGCGACATCTTCACTCCGATGAGCAAGGAAGAGTTGACCTTCACCCAAGGGTTCAAGACCGGTGAATTGGTGGTCGATCCCGGGACAACCATTTTGCTGGAAGGCTCAAACAGTCCGCAGGTCTATACGGTCCTCAAGGGGATGGGCACCCGTTACACCACGCTGGAAAATGGGCGCAGGCAAGTCATCAACTTCATCTTTCCCGGCGATTTCATAGGCCTGCAGGCCGGCCTTATGGGCGAGATGAAGCACTCGGTCGAGGCGACAACCAGCATGACCCTCTGCGTGTTTCGCCGGTCTGAGATTTTTCGTCTGTTCGAACAAAATCCCGCGCGCGCCTATGATCTGACCTGGATTGCCGCTGTGGAGGAGCATTTTCTGGGGGAGACGATTGCATCCCTGGGACAACGCGATGCCTCGCAGCGCATTGCCTGGGCTTTGGTGCGGATCTACCTGCGGCTGCGCGCGGTCGGACTGGAGGAGGGGCACACGGTGCCACTGGCCTATCGCCAGCAGGATCTGGCGGATGCACTTGGGCTGTCGCTGGTGCATACCAATAAACGGCTGAGAGCACTGCGTGAGGAGGGGTTGGCTGAATGGCAGAACGGTCTTCTGTCCATCACCGATCTGAACACCCTCGCGGAGCGGGCATTGATCGATCTTGAAAACCCGGAACGCCGTCCTTTGATCTGATTGCAGGTCTGTCGTATTGCTGTCTGCGTTTTGGGAAGGGTGCTGGATATCCCGCGGGATTTGATGGTATGGGCGCAGAAACTGCCTGTTGCGCTGATCATTGAGATCAATCCCCGACGAGACATCTCCAGTTAAGACGACCCTTGACGAAAAGAACCCTGACATGACCGATCAGACCAACGCCTCATCTCCGCTGCCCGCCAGCGCCATTCGCCACGCGGCACGCCTGTCAGTTGCCCCCATGATGGATTGGACCGATCGTCATTGCCGCTATCTGCACCGACTGCTGAGCAAAGAAGCGTTGCTTTATACGGAAATGGTAACGGCGCCTGCTTTGGTGCGGGGGGGCGCGCTGCATTTGCTGGATCATTCCGCGCAGGAGCATCCTGTCGCGCTGCAGCTCGGGGGATCGGATCCGGTCGAGCTGGCTGAGGCGGCGCGTTTGGGGGCGGAGGCGGGCTATGATGAGATCAATCTGAACTGTGGCTGCCCCAGTGACCGGGTACAGTCCGGCGCCTTCGGCGCGGTGCTGATGAAATCGCCGGATCTGGTGGCAGAATGTGTCGCCGTCATGCGGGCGAAGGTTGATGTCGAGGTCACCGTGAAGTGCCGCATCGGCGTCGATGATCAGGACCCGCAGGACGTGTTGCCCGTCTTTCTGGAGCGCATCCTGGCCGCAGGTTGTGAACGGGTCACGATCCATGCGCGTAAGGCTTGGTTGAAAGGGCTCAGCCCCAAGGAAAACCGCGACATCCCGCCCCTGGATTATGATCTGGTGCATCAGATGAAGGGGGATTTCCCGCAGCTTCATATCTCGCTCAACGGCGGCGTGGCGACGCTGGATGAGGCGCTGCCGCATCTGGAACGGGGCCTTGATGGTATCATGATTGGTCGCGCGGCCTATCACCAGCCCAGCGATATCCTGTCACAGGCGGATCTACTGATCTACGGAACGGGGCAAGCTTCGGATCCGGTGGCCGTGGTGGGGCAGATGTTGGAATATATCGACAACCAGATGGCTGAGGGCGCACGGTTGCATCAGATCACCCGGCATATGCTGGGGCTGTTTGCAGGGCGGCCCGGTGCGCGCAACTGGCGGCGGGTGTTGTCAGAGGGCGCAAGTCGGCCGGGGGCGGATACGCGACTGGTGGAAACCGCGCTGGAGCAGGTGACGGGGATCGCTGCCTGATCCGGCAGAGGCCTGAATGTGGGCTGATCAAGCACCATGTCTGCGAGACCCTGCGACCACGGGTCACTGCTGCAATCGGCTGACCCGCAAGAAATCCTGAGACAAATTTGCGCTCACCCTGTAGGGGAGAGATCGGACTTTCGCCCGCACCGTCCTTCACGATGGATCCACGTCGGGCCGGAATGCCGACCGCCACTGAGGAGAGCCGCCAATGTCAGCCCTGACCACCAGTCTTGTGACCACCGCCGCCCTGCTGCCGGAGCCTGCCGTACTGGCGCAGATGGCCGGCCTGCTGATCGTGACCGGCGCGGTTGCCGGTGTTCTGGCGGGCCTGCTGGGGGTTGGTGGCGGCATCGTTCTGGTGCCTGCGTTTTTCTATGTCTTCCAGACGCTTGGCTATGGCGGTGATCAGCTGATGCAGATGTGTCTGGCGACCTCGCTTGCGACGATCATTGTGACCTCCCTGCGCTCGGTGATGAGTCACAATAAGAAGGGTGCGGTGGATTGGGAGATCCTGCGCGGCTGGGGACCGGGGATTGCCATCGGCGCCATCATCGGCGTCACGGTGGCATCCTCGCTGCGCTCCACCACATTGCAGGCGCTGTTTGGCGTGCTGGCGTTGGTGATCGGGCTTTACATGGCTTTTGGGCGCGCAGACTGGCGGCTGGGACAGGAGATGCCAAAGGGCGCACGGCGCATGGTTCTGTCGCCGATGGTGGGGTTTCTGTCGGTGCTGATGGGCATTGGCGGGGGCAGTTTCGGCGTGCCACTGATGAGCCTGCATGCAACGCCGATTCACCGCGCGGTGGCGACGGCGGCGGGCTTTGGCGTGATCATCGCGGTGCCCTCGGTGATCGGGTTTCTGTTCCTGCCTGTTGAGGCATCGGTGCGCCCGCCGCTCACCGTTGGGGCGGTCAATCTGGTCGCCTTTGTGGTGGTGATTGCGATGACGCTGATCACCGCCCCTTGGGGGGTGAAACAGGCCCATGCGATGGATCCGAAACCATTGAAGCGCGTGTTTGCGGTGTTTCTGATCCTGGTGGCGCTGAACATGCTGCGAAAGTCGCTCGGTTTTTGATTTTTGTTGAGGTTTCGCAATGATCTGGCAGGATTTCTTAACGCGAGGATGGTGTCACTTTCCCGCCGATGCAGCGACCTTGGCCTGGGCGCGATATGCGCATCAGGCAGGCGTTCAGGCGTTAGCGGATCCGGCGAATGCCGACTGGCTGCAATGCGAGGGGACCTGGTTCATTGGGGTAGATGCGCTGCCCAATGATGCGCGTGGTCAATTGCCCGCTGGTCCGGCACTGGCGGGGCCAGCCATCGATTTTATCAACTGGCATCTTGGGGGGCTGCCGGATCTGCATCGCGGGCAGGTGTCTTCGGTCTTTCCCGGATATCCTCGGCCCCGTCCGGGAGAGGATGAGGCGGCTTTGCGCTACCGGATCAAACGGGATGCGGCCCATGTCGATGGGGTGAAGATGTTCGGCGATGCCCGTCGCCGCCGGGTGGAGGAACCGCATGCCTGGGTCCTCGGCCTGCCGTTGAACGACAGCAGTCCCGATGCCTCACCTCTGGTGATCTGGGAGGGCAGTCATGTGATCATGCGCCGTGCCTTTGCACCGGTGTTCGACGGCATCCCATCGGAGCAATGGGGCGAGGTCGATGTGACCGACGCCTATACGGCCGCCCGCAAGCAGGTGTTCGAGATCTGTCCGCGTGTCACGGTGTCGGCAAAACCGGGGGAGGCCTATCTGATGCACCGGCTATGTCTGCACGGTGTTGCGCCCTGGGCAGAGGGCGCCAGCGCACCTGAAGAAGGCCGCATGATCGCCTATTTCCGACCTGAGATGGCGGATTGGACAGATCCGTCGCGGGGTTGGTTGTCTTAGGTCAGTAACCCTGCCGAAATGTTTCGCGTGCGAAACAATAGGTCAGGGGTTGTTCCGCATGATTTTCAAAAGGTTACCGAGCTGCGCGCGGCTTTCGGTGGCAGAATACTGTGCGTTGTCAGCCCGCTGTCCGTTGCCGCGCAACAGTTGCCGCGCGCCGCGTTAGCTGCGGTTTAGGCGGGCGTTGCGGCCGCCGCGGCGCTTGGTCAGCTCCTTGGCACGGTCGGGCAGGGTCTCCAGCAGCTCGGCGCGTTCGGCGTTGCTCATTTTGGACCAGCGGGTGATCTCATCAATGGAACGATAGCAACCGGTGCAGATCCGCGCTTCCGGGTGGACGACACAGATTTGGATGCAGGGCGATTGCACCTCGTCACGTTTCCAGACCTCGTCGCTCATCAGCTTTATCCTGCCTTGATATGGCGCATCCGGTCGAGCGCCCCTTGCAGGATATACGAAGCGGCGACGTGATCGATCACCTCTGCGCGACGTTTTCTGCTCGTATCCGCCTCCAAAAGCGCTCTTTCGGCGGCAACCGTGCTTAAGCGTTCGTCCCAAAAGCCGATTGGCAGCTCTGTCAGCTTGGTAAGATTGCGGGCAAAGGCGCGGGTTTTCTGACAGCGCGGTCCTTCGGTGCCATCCATATTGCGGGGCAAGCCCAACAACAGTGCTCCGACCTCACGGGCTTTGACGATTTCGAAGAGGCGTTCTGCATCCAGCGTGAATTTCTTGCGCCGGATGGTTTCGAGCGGGGTGGCGACGGTGCCCATCCGGTCCGAAATGGCGACGCCCACGGTCTTATCGCCAAAATCCAGCCCGGCAATCGGAGTGAAATTCGGGACGGCCGCCGCAAAGGTTTCAAAGTCGTCGTAGATCATTGGGATAGTCCTGCCTGTTTGGCGGCGGCGGTGATGGTGGCGAGGGCCTCGGGCACCTCGGCGAAGACCTCTTGCGCCTCGGCATAGATGGCTTGCGCGCGCTCGGTCTGGTTCAGCACCGTGAGGGCGCCGATCAGCCGCGCCCATTCCTGCGGCGTGCCACCTGTGGTGGCCAGCCGGTCCGAGAGGCCCTCAACCATGCCACGGATCATCTGTTGGCGGTCTTCAACGCTCATGTCTTCCGCGGCGGCGATATCATCGGCGCTGGGACCTGCAGCAGGGGCGGCGGGGGCGCGGCCCGGTGCAGGCACGCTGCCGGGGGTGATCGGTGTGTACTCAACACCGGCGCGATAGGCGATATCCTCAATCTGGGCAGTGATGGCGGTGACCCATGGCGCGCCTTCCGGTCCCATGGCGAGGGTTTCGCTCCAGACCTCATAGGCGACATCAGGGCGGCCGATCTGGGCCATCATCAGCCCCCAGTAGTAGCGCGCACCGCCATCGAAGCGGTCAAGTGTCAGGGTGGTGCGCAGGGCGTCTTCTGCCTCCGGGGAGACATAGCCGCCTGCGGCCATGATCTGCAGCTCTGCCAGCTCGCCGAAATCGCGGGCCTCAACATCGCCGGACATGATGCGGATGTAGTTTGCCTTGGCTTTGGCAGCGGCGGCGAAATTGCCGAGGTTGGCCTCATGCTGGGCCAGCAGTGCTTGACCCTGCGCGTCGTTAACGCGTTTGCTGGCCGTGTCGCGCAGCTGATCAACCAGTGTGGCGTAGCCCGGTTCTACCACGCGGGTGGGGCGTTCCGGTGCGTCGGCCTCCGCCTCAGCCTGGGTGGGGCGGGTGGCCGCGCGTTCCGCGGCGGCGTCGATGCGCAGTTGCAGGCCAAGGTCGCTGTAACCCGGCGCGCCGAGATTGGCATAGAGCAAGTAGGTGCCGCCGCAGACCAGTCCGATCAGCGCGATGGCCGCAGCACTGGTCAGGGCGCGGGGCTGGGTGTGGCCGCTGGCGGCGGCCTGGACCTGAGCGTCGGCGCTTAGGATGCGGCGGGAGATTTCGGTTCGGATACGCTCGGCATCGCTGGCCTGCAGAACCCCGCGCGCCAGATCCTTGTCCACATCGCGCAATTGCTGGCGATAGACCTGCAGGTCATAGGCGGCGGCCGGCTCGCCGCTGTCGCGTCCGCGCAGCAGCACGAGGGACAGCAGCGTGGCGGTGGCCAGCGTGATGAGGCTGATAACGATCCAGAAGGTCATGGGGGCTCCCGCAGTTTCAATCCCATGTATAGCGGTCTGGGGTCAGAAAAAAGGCCAAACGGCTGCGGCGCGCTGTCCCGGCAGATGGTGATGAGGATGCAAATGGTGCGTTGAGCCTGTGGTGTCTTTGCTGCCTGATGTCGCAACCATGCATGATTGCGACGATAAACGGCGCAGGTCAGCCTTGTCTGTGGTGCATACCCGTTAACAGTCTCGAACCACGGATTCGCCCATGAAACGTTATTCTGCCTTTGCTGTCGCGCGTGAGGCGCTGCGCTACCACACCGGATGGGAACGCGCCTGGCGCTCTCCCGAACCCAAACGCCACTATGATGTGATCATCGTCGGGGCCGGTGGCCATGGTCTGGCCACGGCTTATTTCCTTGGAAAGAACTATGGCATCACCAATGTCGCGGTTCTGGAAAAGGGCTGGCTGGGGGGCGGCAATACCGGGCGCAACACCACCATCATCCGCTCCAACTACCTTCAGGATCCCTCGGCGGCGATCTATGAGAAGTCGCGTTCGCTCTATGAGACGATGAGCCAGGACATCAACTACAACGTGATGTTCAGCCCGCGGGGCGTGATCATGCTGGCGCAGACTGAGCATGAGGTGCGCGGCTACAAGCGCACCGCCCATGCCAATGCGCTGCAAGGGGTGCAGACCGAATGGATCGAGCCTGCGCGGGTGAAGGAACTGGTGCCGATCATCAACCTCGAAGGGCCGCGCTATCCGGTTCTGGGCGGGCTCTGGCAGGAACGCGGTGGTACCGCGCGCCATGATGCGGTGGCCTGGGGCTATGCGCGGGCCTGTTCCAACATGGGCATGGACATCATCCAGCAGTGCGAAGTCACCGGTGTGCGCAATGAAAACGGCCGTGTCGTCGGTGTGGACACCACCAAGGGGGCCATCGACTGCGACAAGCTGGGCATGGTGGTTGCGGGCAATTGTTCGCATCTCTCCGAAATGGCCGGTTTCCGTCTGCCGGTGGAAAGCGTGGCGCTGCAGGCGCTGGTGTCTGAGCCGATCAAACCCTGCATGGATGTGGTTGTGATGGCCAACACCGTACATGGTTACATGTCCCAGTCCGACAAGGGCGAGATGGTCATCGGCGGCGGCACCGACGGGTTCAACAACTACACCCAGCGCGGATCCTTCCATCATATCGAGGAAACCGTGCGCGCCCTCAATGAGACCTTCCCGATGGTCAGCCGTCTGAAGATGCTGCGCCAGTGGGGCGGGATCGTGGATGTAACGGGCGACCGTTCACCGCTGATCTCCAAGACGCCGGTTGGCAATATCTTTGTCAACGCAGGCTGGGGTACCGGTGGCTTCAAGGCGATCCCGGGCTCCGGCTGGGCGATGGCGGAACTGATGGCCACAGGTCATTCGCCGTTGGCCGAAGAGTTTTCGATGATGCGCTTCAAAGAAGGCAAATTCATCGACGAGAGCGTCGCAGCGGGTGTGGCACACTGATGCCGCGCACCGTCGCAAAATTCTTGGAAGAATTTTGCCGAGGATCTTCGAAAATCCTTGGCCCCCAGTTGGAGAGGTCCGCACAATGCTGATCCTTGAATGCCCGTATTGCGGCGTCAAAGCCGAAGAAACCGAACTGGCCGCAGGTGGCGAGGCGCATCTGAAGCGTTTTGGCCCCGGTTCGTCAGATGAAGAGTTTCATGACTATCTGTTCATGCGCGAAAACCCCAAGGGGGTGCATTTTGAACGCTGGCGTCACGCCAATGGCTGCGGCAAGTGGTTCCATGCTGCGCGCTGCACCACCACGCTTGAGGTCTTTGGCACCTATTCTGCACAGACCACGGAGCCGCCGCAGGAGATCCTTGACGCGGTCTCGGCCAAGCGTCCCGGTTGGACATGGCGGGATCTGAAATGATCGCCTCTCTGAACGTTATCCCCCTTTTCGTCGCCCTCTCTTGCGAAAGGTCCGCCACATGAGCACGCGCCTTGCCAAAAACGGCCGGTTGATCGACCGGTCCAAACAGATCGAATTCACCTTCAACGGCAAGCGGATGAAGGGCTATGCAGGCGACACACTGGCGTCTGCCCTGTTGGCCAATGACCAGATGATGGTTGGCCGCTCGTTCAAATATCACCGTCCGCGTGGTCTGGTGGCAGCTGGTCCCGAAGAGCCCAACGCCCTTGTCGGGCTGGGGACGGGTGATCGTTTTGAGCCGAACCAGCGCGCCACCACGACCGAGCTGTTCTCGGGCCTGTCGGCGCAGTCGCAGAACCACTGGCCGAGCCTTGAGTTTGACGTCGGGGTCGCCAATAACGCGCTGGCCCGGTTCCTGCCTGCGGGTTTCTATTACAAGATGTTCATCCACCCGCGCCCCTTGTGGAAACATGTCTATGAGCCGATCATCCGTCACTCTGCCGGTCTGGGCAAGGCGCCGGACAAGGAGTTGAAGGACGCCGACACCTACGAGCATTTCTATTATTTCGTGGATGTACTGGTGATTGGTGGCGGTGTGGCCGGTCTTCAGGCGGCCAAGGCGGCGGCCAGCTCCGGTGCCAAGGTGCTGCTGATCGAGCAGAACAACCATTGGGGTGGGCGTGCGCCGGTTGATGGCGGCACCATTGATGGGATGGAGCCAGATGCCTGGGTTGAGAAAACCCTCGCCGAGCTGCACGCCATGGAGAATGTCACCCTGCGCGACCGCTGCATGGGCGCAGGCGTTTATGACCACGGCTACGCGCTGGGGTATGAGCGTCTGACCGATCATGCGCCGGGGCAGGGTGGTCCGCGCCACCGTCTGTGGCGGATCCGGGCGAGCCAGATTGTCACGGCAACCGGTGCCATCGAACGGCCGCTGTCCTTTGCCGGGAATGATGTTCCGGGCGTGATGCTGGCGGCCTCCATGCGTGATTATGCGGTGAACTGGGGGGTGACCCCGGGCCAGAAGGTCGTGGTCGCCACCAACAATGACGACGCCTATCGCACCGCAATTGCGCTGCATGGCGCGGGTGTTGAGGTGGTCCGCGTGCTGGACGCTCGCGACAGCGGCGGTGGTGCTTTGATGGAAGAGGTCCGTCAGCTGGGCATTCGTGTTGAATGTGGCCGGGCCATTGCCAAAGTGAAAGGCGGCAAGCGCGTCACATCCGTGGCGATCTGCGCCCAGAACGGCGAAGGTGGCGCGCAGGAGGAGGTCGAGGCCGATGCGGTGGCGATGTCCGGTGGCTGGTCGCCGGTTGTGCACCTGTGGTCCCATTGCGGTGGCAAGCTGGTCTGGGATCAGGCCCATGCGAATTTCCGTCCCGATGCCTCGCGTCCGCCGCTTGGTGCGGATGGCAATGGGTTTGTCATCGCTGCGGGTGCTGCCAATGGTGCCGCTGATCTGGGCGGCGCGCTGAGCGATGCGCAGGCCGCAGGTGAGGCGGCGGCGAAGGCTGCTGGCCGCAAGGTCAAAGCGGCTGCCGCTCCGGTCGGAGAGGCGCCGGTAGAGAAGGCGATGGAGCCGGTGTGGCTGATGCCTGCCAAGGCCGACATCAAGCTGCGCATGAAGACTTGGCTGGACTATCAGAACGACG encodes the following:
- a CDS encoding DUF1328 domain-containing protein gives rise to the protein MLGWALTFLVVALIAGLLGFGGIAGASAGIAKILFIIFLVLFVVAMVMRALKGKPPV
- a CDS encoding Crp/Fnr family transcriptional regulator, with the protein product MLTTDCQDCPLRSRDIFTPMSKEELTFTQGFKTGELVVDPGTTILLEGSNSPQVYTVLKGMGTRYTTLENGRRQVINFIFPGDFIGLQAGLMGEMKHSVEATTSMTLCVFRRSEIFRLFEQNPARAYDLTWIAAVEEHFLGETIASLGQRDASQRIAWALVRIYLRLRAVGLEEGHTVPLAYRQQDLADALGLSLVHTNKRLRALREEGLAEWQNGLLSITDLNTLAERALIDLENPERRPLI
- the dusA gene encoding tRNA dihydrouridine(20/20a) synthase DusA; its protein translation is MTDQTNASSPLPASAIRHAARLSVAPMMDWTDRHCRYLHRLLSKEALLYTEMVTAPALVRGGALHLLDHSAQEHPVALQLGGSDPVELAEAARLGAEAGYDEINLNCGCPSDRVQSGAFGAVLMKSPDLVAECVAVMRAKVDVEVTVKCRIGVDDQDPQDVLPVFLERILAAGCERVTIHARKAWLKGLSPKENRDIPPLDYDLVHQMKGDFPQLHISLNGGVATLDEALPHLERGLDGIMIGRAAYHQPSDILSQADLLIYGTGQASDPVAVVGQMLEYIDNQMAEGARLHQITRHMLGLFAGRPGARNWRRVLSEGASRPGADTRLVETALEQVTGIAA
- a CDS encoding sulfite exporter TauE/SafE family protein; translated protein: MSALTTSLVTTAALLPEPAVLAQMAGLLIVTGAVAGVLAGLLGVGGGIVLVPAFFYVFQTLGYGGDQLMQMCLATSLATIIVTSLRSVMSHNKKGAVDWEILRGWGPGIAIGAIIGVTVASSLRSTTLQALFGVLALVIGLYMAFGRADWRLGQEMPKGARRMVLSPMVGFLSVLMGIGGGSFGVPLMSLHATPIHRAVATAAGFGVIIAVPSVIGFLFLPVEASVRPPLTVGAVNLVAFVVVIAMTLITAPWGVKQAHAMDPKPLKRVFAVFLILVALNMLRKSLGF
- a CDS encoding phytanoyl-CoA dioxygenase family protein; amino-acid sequence: MIWQDFLTRGWCHFPADAATLAWARYAHQAGVQALADPANADWLQCEGTWFIGVDALPNDARGQLPAGPALAGPAIDFINWHLGGLPDLHRGQVSSVFPGYPRPRPGEDEAALRYRIKRDAAHVDGVKMFGDARRRRVEEPHAWVLGLPLNDSSPDASPLVIWEGSHVIMRRAFAPVFDGIPSEQWGEVDVTDAYTAARKQVFEICPRVTVSAKPGEAYLMHRLCLHGVAPWAEGASAPEEGRMIAYFRPEMADWTDPSRGWLS
- a CDS encoding DUF1289 domain-containing protein, which gives rise to MSDEVWKRDEVQSPCIQICVVHPEARICTGCYRSIDEITRWSKMSNAERAELLETLPDRAKELTKRRGGRNARLNRS
- the ruvX gene encoding Holliday junction resolvase RuvX; this translates as MIYDDFETFAAAVPNFTPIAGLDFGDKTVGVAISDRMGTVATPLETIRRKKFTLDAERLFEIVKAREVGALLLGLPRNMDGTEGPRCQKTRAFARNLTKLTELPIGFWDERLSTVAAERALLEADTSRKRRAEVIDHVAASYILQGALDRMRHIKAG
- the ccmI gene encoding c-type cytochrome biogenesis protein CcmI yields the protein MTFWIVISLITLATATLLSLVLLRGRDSGEPAAAYDLQVYRQQLRDVDKDLARGVLQASDAERIRTEISRRILSADAQVQAAASGHTQPRALTSAAAIALIGLVCGGTYLLYANLGAPGYSDLGLQLRIDAAAERAATRPTQAEAEADAPERPTRVVEPGYATLVDQLRDTASKRVNDAQGQALLAQHEANLGNFAAAAKAKANYIRIMSGDVEARDFGELAELQIMAAGGYVSPEAEDALRTTLTLDRFDGGARYYWGLMMAQIGRPDVAYEVWSETLAMGPEGAPWVTAITAQIEDIAYRAGVEYTPITPGSVPAPGRAPAAPAAGPSADDIAAAEDMSVEDRQQMIRGMVEGLSDRLATTGGTPQEWARLIGALTVLNQTERAQAIYAEAQEVFAEVPEALATITAAAKQAGLSQ
- a CDS encoding sarcosine oxidase subunit beta family protein, with the translated sequence MKRYSAFAVAREALRYHTGWERAWRSPEPKRHYDVIIVGAGGHGLATAYFLGKNYGITNVAVLEKGWLGGGNTGRNTTIIRSNYLQDPSAAIYEKSRSLYETMSQDINYNVMFSPRGVIMLAQTEHEVRGYKRTAHANALQGVQTEWIEPARVKELVPIINLEGPRYPVLGGLWQERGGTARHDAVAWGYARACSNMGMDIIQQCEVTGVRNENGRVVGVDTTKGAIDCDKLGMVVAGNCSHLSEMAGFRLPVESVALQALVSEPIKPCMDVVVMANTVHGYMSQSDKGEMVIGGGTDGFNNYTQRGSFHHIEETVRALNETFPMVSRLKMLRQWGGIVDVTGDRSPLISKTPVGNIFVNAGWGTGGFKAIPGSGWAMAELMATGHSPLAEEFSMMRFKEGKFIDESVAAGVAH
- a CDS encoding sarcosine oxidase subunit delta, with amino-acid sequence MLILECPYCGVKAEETELAAGGEAHLKRFGPGSSDEEFHDYLFMRENPKGVHFERWRHANGCGKWFHAARCTTTLEVFGTYSAQTTEPPQEILDAVSAKRPGWTWRDLK
- a CDS encoding sarcosine oxidase subunit alpha family protein, producing the protein MSTRLAKNGRLIDRSKQIEFTFNGKRMKGYAGDTLASALLANDQMMVGRSFKYHRPRGLVAAGPEEPNALVGLGTGDRFEPNQRATTTELFSGLSAQSQNHWPSLEFDVGVANNALARFLPAGFYYKMFIHPRPLWKHVYEPIIRHSAGLGKAPDKELKDADTYEHFYYFVDVLVIGGGVAGLQAAKAAASSGAKVLLIEQNNHWGGRAPVDGGTIDGMEPDAWVEKTLAELHAMENVTLRDRCMGAGVYDHGYALGYERLTDHAPGQGGPRHRLWRIRASQIVTATGAIERPLSFAGNDVPGVMLAASMRDYAVNWGVTPGQKVVVATNNDDAYRTAIALHGAGVEVVRVLDARDSGGGALMEEVRQLGIRVECGRAIAKVKGGKRVTSVAICAQNGEGGAQEEVEADAVAMSGGWSPVVHLWSHCGGKLVWDQAHANFRPDASRPPLGADGNGFVIAAGAANGAADLGGALSDAQAAGEAAAKAAGRKVKAAAAPVGEAPVEKAMEPVWLMPAKADIKLRMKTWLDYQNDVKVSDVQLAAREGFESVEHTKRYTTLGMATDQGKLSNINGLAILADALGSEIPQVGTTTFRPPYHPISMGAIGGEARGEIFQPLRKTPMYDWHDSNGADWEPVGQWRRPFAYVRSGEGLHDAVNREVKNTRENLGLLDASTLGKLIVKGPDAGKFLDMMYTNMMSTLKVGKCRYGLMCSENGFLIDDGVVARIDEDTWLCHTTTGGAERIHGHMEEWLQTEWWDWKVYVANVTEQLAQVAVVGPNARKVLEELNEKAGGGMDLSKEALPFMEWRDGEIGGFKARAYRISFSGELSYEIAVAASDGQAFWTALMEAGKEFGVMPYGTECLHILRAEKGFIMIGDETDGTVIPQDLGLNWALSKKKEDFLGKRAHTRSHMADPDRWQLVGLETTDGSVLPDGAYAVGNGVNANGQKNTIGRVTSTYYSSNLGRGIAMGLVKHGPKRMGEIIEFPGTDGTIYKAKIVDQVFYDKEGEKQNV